From a region of the Georgenia yuyongxinii genome:
- a CDS encoding dodecin family protein → MDGLEPTVRLDEEKTMSSVARVTTITARSDTSFDDAIRVGLERASATLRNVKGAWVKEQEVSLEDGKISAWQVVLEVTFVLE, encoded by the coding sequence ATGGACGGGCTGGAGCCCACCGTTCGCCTCGACGAGGAGAAGACGATGTCATCGGTCGCCCGTGTCACCACCATCACCGCCCGCTCGGACACAAGTTTCGACGACGCCATCCGCGTTGGCCTCGAGCGCGCCTCCGCCACCCTGCGCAACGTCAAGGGCGCCTGGGTGAAGGAGCAGGAGGTCAGCCTCGAGGACGGCAAGATCAGTGCCTGGCAGGTGGTCCTCGAGGTCACCTTCGTCCTGGAGTGA
- a CDS encoding isoamylase early set domain-containing protein yields MIKQSRPSKDGSRKLTFSLPGNHPAGIISVVGTFNDWTPGVHVMRRRSNGTISTTIAVPAGSDVRFRYLGENGAWFDDPDADALTHEGGLVRVS; encoded by the coding sequence ATGATCAAGCAGTCGCGCCCGTCGAAGGACGGCTCTCGCAAGCTCACCTTCTCCCTGCCGGGGAACCATCCCGCCGGGATCATCTCCGTGGTCGGCACCTTCAACGACTGGACCCCCGGCGTCCACGTCATGCGCCGCCGCAGCAACGGGACGATCAGCACCACCATCGCGGTGCCCGCCGGCTCGGACGTCCGCTTCCGGTATCTCGGTGAGAACGGCGCCTGGTTCGACGACCCGGACGCGGACGCGCTCACGCACGAGGGCGGGCTCGTCCGGGTGTCGTGA
- a CDS encoding ATP-dependent DNA ligase, giving the protein MAASDKPETVLVDGRRLRLTNLSKVLYPETGTTKAEVIAYLTQIAPVMLPHCAGRPATRKRWPNGVGRADDGGEVFFVKNLEPGAPEWVVRADIEHSSGPKTYPLVNDAATLAWLGQMAALEVHVPQWRFRSDGEPHHPDRLVLDLDPGEGAGLVECAEVARLARALLVGMGLEPVPLTSGSKGIHLYAAIDGTHTADQISDIAHELARALEADHKDLVVSDMKKTLRAGKVLVDWSQNNGSKTTIAPYSLRGRTHPTVAAPRTWAELDDPGLAHLEYPEVLRRVAEIGDPMAVLLGVYVEPYTDPGERIPEAREVIDVAAAPGGTPESRRAHAPRKDTTGAIGARRRADRLATYRAMRDPAKTPEPVPEEVLGDYGHAAQTFVIQEHHASRLHWDFRLAHEGVLVSWALPKGVPVDPKQNHLAVQTEDHPMEYGTFAGTIPAGEYGGGEVTIWDSGTYELHKWHEGKEVIAVLTGRPDGGLATAGPGRVAKLALIRTGGRGGQDGNHWLIHLMGSDGVSRGGGGQPGSGVAPDRETARGSGAGRTAARGTATDRTAARRTTSLRSGEPSRELPPSPMLATLGTAEDLSADHDWALEMKWDGVRAVVVLEAGTVRLFSRNGNDVTRQYPELHDLASVVPGVTRAVLDGEIVALDPRGRPSFAALQKRFNLGDDRQVDRLARADPVRLMLFDVLEADDSSFLKRTYDERRTALSELVDPGAHELVAIPEAFDGDIEAAVHASRRWGLEGVMAKRRDSRYTPGRRSRSWVKIKHTLTQEVVVIGWRPGQGNRASAVGSLLVAVPSADGLRYAGRVGTGFTLKEAEEWARQLEGAERKSSAVDGVPRLDSRDARWVSPTRVAEVEYSEWTPDQRLRHPRWRGWRPDKSPGDVILEATGKTAAEAWTSADRQVDV; this is encoded by the coding sequence ATGGCCGCCAGCGACAAGCCCGAGACCGTGTTGGTCGACGGCCGCCGGCTGCGACTGACCAACCTCTCGAAGGTGCTCTACCCGGAGACGGGCACCACCAAGGCTGAGGTGATCGCCTACCTCACCCAGATCGCCCCGGTGATGCTGCCGCACTGCGCGGGCCGCCCGGCCACCCGCAAGCGCTGGCCGAACGGCGTCGGCCGTGCCGACGACGGCGGCGAGGTCTTCTTCGTCAAGAACCTCGAGCCGGGTGCACCGGAGTGGGTGGTGCGCGCCGACATCGAGCACTCCTCGGGCCCCAAGACCTACCCGCTCGTGAACGACGCCGCCACGCTCGCCTGGCTCGGTCAGATGGCCGCCTTGGAGGTCCACGTGCCGCAGTGGCGTTTCCGGTCCGACGGCGAGCCGCACCACCCCGACCGGCTCGTCCTCGACCTCGACCCCGGGGAGGGGGCCGGGCTGGTCGAGTGCGCCGAGGTGGCCCGGCTCGCCCGCGCCCTGCTCGTCGGCATGGGCCTCGAGCCGGTGCCCCTGACGTCGGGGTCCAAGGGCATCCACCTCTACGCCGCCATCGACGGCACCCACACCGCGGACCAGATCAGCGACATCGCCCACGAGCTCGCCCGCGCGCTCGAGGCGGACCACAAGGACCTCGTGGTCTCGGACATGAAGAAGACGCTCCGGGCGGGCAAGGTGCTGGTCGACTGGTCCCAGAACAACGGCAGCAAGACGACGATCGCGCCGTACTCCCTGCGCGGGCGCACGCACCCCACCGTGGCCGCGCCGCGCACCTGGGCCGAGCTGGACGACCCCGGTCTGGCGCACCTGGAGTACCCCGAGGTGCTGCGGCGCGTGGCGGAGATCGGCGACCCCATGGCCGTGCTGCTCGGGGTCTACGTGGAGCCCTACACCGACCCCGGCGAGCGCATCCCCGAGGCGAGGGAGGTCATCGACGTAGCGGCCGCCCCCGGCGGCACCCCCGAGTCACGGCGTGCCCACGCGCCACGGAAGGACACCACCGGCGCCATCGGTGCGCGGCGCCGCGCGGACCGGCTCGCTACCTACCGCGCCATGCGGGACCCGGCAAAGACGCCCGAGCCGGTCCCGGAGGAGGTGCTCGGCGACTACGGCCACGCCGCCCAGACCTTCGTCATCCAGGAGCACCACGCCAGCCGCCTGCACTGGGACTTCCGGCTCGCCCACGAGGGGGTGCTGGTCAGCTGGGCGCTGCCCAAGGGCGTGCCCGTCGACCCGAAGCAGAACCACCTCGCCGTCCAGACCGAGGACCACCCGATGGAGTACGGCACCTTCGCCGGCACCATCCCGGCCGGCGAGTACGGCGGTGGTGAGGTGACCATCTGGGACTCGGGCACGTATGAGCTGCACAAGTGGCACGAGGGCAAGGAGGTCATCGCCGTCCTCACGGGCCGGCCCGACGGCGGCCTGGCCACCGCCGGGCCCGGCCGGGTCGCGAAGCTCGCGCTCATCCGGACCGGAGGACGCGGCGGCCAGGACGGCAACCACTGGCTCATCCACCTCATGGGCTCTGACGGCGTCAGCCGGGGTGGGGGAGGGCAGCCCGGCTCCGGCGTCGCCCCGGATCGGGAGACCGCCCGGGGAAGTGGTGCCGGGCGGACAGCTGCGCGGGGGACCGCGACCGACCGGACAGCTGCCCGCCGGACCACCTCCCTGCGCTCCGGCGAACCTAGCCGCGAGCTGCCGCCGTCGCCCATGCTCGCCACGCTCGGCACGGCCGAGGACCTCTCCGCGGACCACGACTGGGCCCTGGAGATGAAGTGGGACGGGGTGCGCGCCGTCGTCGTCCTCGAGGCCGGCACCGTGAGGTTGTTCAGCCGCAACGGCAACGACGTCACCCGCCAGTACCCCGAGCTGCACGACCTGGCGTCCGTGGTCCCCGGCGTGACCCGTGCGGTGCTCGACGGCGAGATCGTGGCTCTCGACCCGCGAGGCCGGCCCAGCTTCGCGGCGCTGCAGAAGCGCTTCAACCTGGGCGACGACCGTCAGGTCGACCGCCTCGCCCGCGCGGACCCCGTGCGACTGATGCTTTTCGACGTGCTCGAGGCCGACGACTCCTCCTTCCTCAAGCGCACCTACGACGAACGGCGGACTGCGCTCTCGGAGCTCGTCGACCCGGGCGCGCACGAGCTCGTCGCCATCCCCGAGGCCTTCGACGGCGACATCGAGGCGGCGGTGCACGCGAGCCGGCGCTGGGGCCTCGAGGGCGTCATGGCCAAGCGCCGCGACTCCCGGTACACGCCCGGCCGGCGCTCGCGGTCGTGGGTCAAGATCAAGCACACGCTGACGCAAGAGGTCGTGGTCATCGGCTGGCGGCCCGGCCAGGGGAACCGGGCGAGCGCCGTCGGCTCGTTGTTGGTGGCCGTGCCCTCCGCGGACGGTCTGCGCTACGCGGGCCGCGTGGGCACCGGATTCACCCTCAAGGAGGCCGAGGAGTGGGCCCGCCAGCTCGAGGGTGCGGAGCGGAAGAGCTCTGCGGTCGACGGCGTCCCGCGGCTGGACTCCCGGGACGCGCGCTGGGTGAGCCCGACCCGGGTGGCGGAGGTCGAGTACTCCGAGTGGACGCCCGACCAGCGGCTGCGCCATCCCCGGTGGCGCGGCTGGCGGCCGGACAAGTCGCCCGGCGACGTCATCCTCGAGGCGACCGGTAAGACGGCTGCCGAGGCATGGACGTCTGCCGACCGACAGGTGGACGTGTGA
- a CDS encoding DUF6510 family protein, giving the protein MSQQDTAADYQDPVAARRLDANAAAGPLRDLFTVDLVDALSTCASCGSAAPLAAHLLYADAPALVVRCPSCAAVVLRFSSSGGVLRLDLTGARLITVQTQEGTT; this is encoded by the coding sequence ATGAGCCAGCAGGACACCGCCGCGGACTACCAGGATCCGGTCGCCGCGCGGCGCCTGGACGCCAACGCTGCCGCTGGTCCTTTGAGGGACCTGTTCACCGTGGACCTGGTCGACGCCCTGTCCACCTGCGCCTCGTGCGGGTCGGCGGCACCGCTGGCCGCCCACCTGCTATACGCCGACGCCCCGGCGCTGGTGGTGCGCTGCCCCAGCTGTGCGGCCGTGGTGCTGCGGTTCTCCTCAAGCGGCGGCGTCCTGCGCCTGGACCTGACAGGGGCGCGGCTGATCACGGTCCAGACGCAGGAGGGGACGACCTAG
- a CDS encoding ferredoxin reductase, translated as MAPAAVRRRLTWQRAEVVQVARESARASRLTLAPPDWPGHVPGQHLDVRLTAEDGYAAQRSYSIASPPRPGHVELVVERLPDGEVSPYLTEVLVPGDLLELRGPIGGYFVQPDGGAPVQLIAGGSGVVPFLSMLGHHRAGDGDVRLLYSARTDVDLIGRAELARADGAVHVTLTRGAPAGWSGLTGRVDTAMLAAVTVPPARDPRVLVCGPTGFVEAVARELVTLGHPPGQIRTERFGATGGQ; from the coding sequence ATGGCGCCAGCAGCGGTACGCCGGCGACTGACCTGGCAGCGGGCCGAGGTGGTCCAGGTGGCGCGGGAGAGCGCCCGCGCCTCCCGCCTCACGCTCGCCCCGCCAGACTGGCCCGGCCACGTGCCCGGTCAGCACCTGGACGTGCGCCTGACCGCGGAGGACGGCTACGCCGCCCAGCGCTCCTACTCCATCGCCTCCCCACCCCGGCCCGGGCACGTGGAGCTCGTCGTCGAGCGCCTGCCCGACGGCGAGGTCTCGCCCTACCTCACCGAAGTCCTTGTCCCGGGCGACCTCCTGGAGCTGCGCGGCCCGATCGGTGGGTACTTCGTCCAGCCCGACGGCGGCGCCCCGGTCCAGCTGATCGCCGGCGGCTCCGGCGTGGTCCCGTTCCTGAGCATGCTCGGCCACCACCGGGCCGGCGACGGCGACGTCCGGCTGCTGTACTCCGCCCGCACCGACGTGGACCTCATCGGCCGGGCGGAGCTCGCCCGGGCCGATGGCGCCGTGCATGTGACCCTCACGCGCGGCGCTCCGGCGGGCTGGTCGGGCCTCACCGGACGGGTGGACACCGCGATGCTGGCGGCGGTCACCGTCCCACCCGCACGTGACCCCCGGGTGCTGGTGTGCGGGCCCACCGGATTCGTCGAGGCCGTCGCACGCGAGCTCGTGACGCTTGGCCACCCGCCCGGGCAGATCAGGACCGAACGATTCGGCGCGACCGGAGGTCAGTGA
- a CDS encoding sulfite oxidase-like oxidoreductase, translated as MPFVSRGFTGRRRDGPPGRLPPGQYDVAEGFPVLSAGPTPRTPLESWDFTLRGEVQTERRWTWEEFRALPREQPVVDIHCVTSWSKLDTRWEGVSLDTLLDAVATRAEYAVAFSDGGYTTNLPLADLRGGRAWVVDTYDGAPLHPEHGGPARLLVPHLYFWKSAKWVRGIVLSTHDEPGFWETFGYHNRGDPWRQQRYAGD; from the coding sequence ATGCCGTTCGTCTCCCGCGGGTTCACCGGCCGCCGCCGCGACGGCCCACCCGGCCGGCTGCCCCCCGGCCAGTACGACGTCGCCGAGGGCTTCCCGGTGCTCTCGGCCGGCCCCACGCCACGCACCCCGCTGGAGAGCTGGGACTTCACCCTCCGCGGCGAGGTTCAGACCGAGCGCCGCTGGACATGGGAGGAGTTCCGCGCGCTGCCGCGCGAGCAGCCGGTCGTCGACATCCACTGCGTCACCAGCTGGTCCAAGCTCGACACCCGGTGGGAGGGCGTCTCCCTGGACACCCTGCTCGACGCCGTCGCGACCCGTGCCGAGTACGCCGTCGCCTTCAGCGACGGTGGCTATACCACCAACCTGCCGCTGGCCGACCTGCGCGGCGGGCGTGCGTGGGTGGTCGACACCTACGACGGCGCCCCGCTCCATCCGGAGCACGGCGGCCCCGCGCGGCTGCTCGTGCCGCACCTGTACTTCTGGAAGTCGGCGAAGTGGGTGCGCGGCATCGTGCTGAGCACCCACGACGAGCCCGGCTTCTGGGAGACCTTCGGCTACCACAACCGCGGTGACCCATGGCGCCAGCAGCGGTACGCCGGCGACTGA
- a CDS encoding NAD(P)-binding domain-containing protein: protein MHVTVNGYGNMGCAIATRAAAAGHTLQIVGRDPVPLTAGEVEGRPLDVLIAADDAAAKDKVTELAASMGLRPLDAGPLRRSRELEALGFVQIAMQGALGNTWSTTFKVLGA, encoded by the coding sequence ATGCATGTCACTGTCAACGGCTACGGCAACATGGGGTGCGCGATCGCGACGCGGGCGGCAGCCGCCGGGCACACCCTGCAGATCGTCGGCCGGGATCCCGTGCCGCTCACTGCGGGCGAGGTCGAGGGTCGGCCGCTCGACGTCCTCATCGCCGCCGACGACGCCGCCGCGAAGGACAAGGTCACCGAGCTCGCCGCGTCCATGGGGCTGCGCCCCCTGGACGCCGGCCCGCTGCGCCGCAGCCGCGAGCTGGAGGCGCTCGGGTTCGTCCAGATCGCGATGCAGGGTGCGCTGGGCAACACCTGGAGCACCACGTTCAAGGTGCTCGGCGCCTGA
- a CDS encoding NAD(P)H-binding protein, protein MPLYAITGVTGHLGRLAVDQLLERGVAPADVVALARTPEKAADLAARGVQVREADYDRPETLDSALVGVDKLLLVSGSEVGGRVQQHTNVVEAARKAGVSRILYTSMLRAGISGLVLAPEHKGTEEVIAASGLPYTFLRNPWYVENYTGQIATYLAQGTILHATGEGRIALATRFELAEAAAAALLEDVEGNVVYELGGPSYSIGDLAAAITEVTGQPVDAKAVTTAEELTAALTGAGLDEGLVGFLVTVDRNIADGDLDNDTDDLARLLGRPVGSLVNAVRAARVEAPQTV, encoded by the coding sequence ATGCCCCTCTACGCCATCACCGGAGTCACCGGCCACCTCGGCCGCCTCGCCGTCGACCAGCTGCTCGAGCGCGGCGTGGCCCCGGCCGACGTCGTCGCCCTGGCCCGGACCCCCGAGAAGGCCGCCGACCTGGCCGCCCGCGGTGTCCAGGTCCGCGAGGCTGACTACGACCGGCCCGAGACGCTCGACTCCGCACTGGTGGGCGTGGACAAGCTCCTGCTGGTGTCCGGCTCCGAGGTCGGCGGGCGCGTGCAGCAGCACACCAACGTCGTGGAGGCTGCCCGCAAGGCAGGCGTCTCACGCATCCTGTACACCTCGATGCTCCGCGCGGGCATTTCGGGCCTGGTGCTCGCTCCCGAGCACAAGGGCACCGAGGAGGTCATCGCCGCCTCGGGGCTGCCCTACACGTTCCTACGCAACCCCTGGTACGTGGAGAACTACACCGGGCAGATCGCGACGTACCTCGCTCAGGGCACCATCCTGCACGCCACGGGGGAGGGCCGGATCGCGCTGGCCACCCGCTTCGAGCTCGCGGAGGCGGCCGCCGCCGCACTGCTCGAGGACGTCGAGGGCAACGTGGTCTACGAGCTCGGAGGCCCGTCGTACTCGATCGGCGACCTCGCGGCCGCGATCACCGAGGTGACCGGGCAGCCCGTCGACGCCAAGGCGGTCACCACCGCCGAGGAGCTGACGGCGGCGCTGACAGGCGCCGGGCTCGACGAGGGACTCGTCGGTTTCCTCGTCACGGTCGACCGCAACATCGCCGACGGCGACCTGGACAACGACACCGATGACCTCGCCCGTCTGCTGGGCCGACCGGTCGGCTCGCTGGTGAACGCCGTCCGGGCTGCGCGCGTCGAGGCGCCGCAGACGGTCTGA
- a CDS encoding dioxygenase family protein, whose protein sequence is MSSLLNPAVPAGAFDEYLPTAVAASRRQRPWTPADGPLPSLYLSHGAPPLFDDPLWIRQLSDWALSLPKPRAILIVSAHWENAPLSLSGSDAGTPLVYDFGGFHRRYFKMTYATPDASELLRRVVSAMPDTEPIHQYPSRGLDHGAWVPLKVMYPLADVPVLQMSMPTHDPDALMRIGARLRGLREEGVLVIGSGFMTHGLPYLTREMFEGAVPTWSADFDAWAADALARGDVDTLAAFRAKAPGMPYAHPTVDHYIPLFVTLGAATAADAPVTTVIDGYMMGFAKRSFQIA, encoded by the coding sequence ATGAGCTCGCTGCTGAACCCCGCCGTCCCGGCAGGTGCCTTCGACGAGTACCTGCCCACCGCCGTCGCCGCGAGCCGGCGCCAGCGGCCATGGACCCCGGCGGACGGCCCACTACCGTCGTTGTACCTCAGCCACGGCGCGCCACCGCTGTTCGACGACCCGCTCTGGATCCGGCAGCTCTCCGACTGGGCGCTCTCGCTGCCCAAGCCGCGCGCCATCCTCATCGTCAGCGCGCACTGGGAGAACGCCCCCCTCTCGCTGAGCGGCTCCGACGCCGGCACCCCGCTGGTGTACGACTTCGGCGGGTTCCACCGGCGGTACTTCAAGATGACATACGCGACGCCGGACGCCTCCGAGCTCCTGCGGCGGGTGGTGTCGGCGATGCCGGACACCGAGCCGATCCACCAGTACCCGAGCCGCGGGCTCGACCACGGCGCGTGGGTGCCGCTCAAGGTCATGTACCCGCTCGCAGACGTGCCCGTGCTGCAGATGTCGATGCCCACGCACGACCCGGACGCGCTCATGCGCATCGGCGCCCGGCTGCGCGGGCTGCGCGAGGAGGGCGTCCTTGTCATCGGCTCGGGATTCATGACCCACGGCCTGCCCTACCTCACACGGGAGATGTTCGAGGGAGCCGTCCCCACCTGGTCCGCCGACTTCGACGCATGGGCGGCCGACGCCCTGGCCCGCGGGGACGTCGACACCCTCGCCGCCTTCCGCGCCAAGGCGCCCGGCATGCCCTACGCGCACCCGACCGTGGACCACTACATCCCGCTGTTCGTCACGCTCGGGGCGGCCACGGCCGCAGACGCGCCGGTCACCACCGTGATCGACGGCTACATGATGGGCTTCGCGAAGCGGTCGTTCCAGATCGCGTGA
- a CDS encoding NADPH-dependent F420 reductase, with amino-acid sequence MTAITIIGAGNMARGIATRALAGGHAVQILARDESGAGTLAGELTGTVTAGSLTTAVTGDIVVLALPYDAALAVAEQLRDGLTGKVVVDISNPVDFATFDRLVTPDDSSAAQELQKVIPASKVVKGFNTVFAGTLVAGAVDGHKLDVALAADDAEAKDAVAALVESSGMRAIDAGPLKRAHQLEGVGFLHMAVQGQLGNTWSTAVKIVGA; translated from the coding sequence ATGACCGCCATCACCATCATCGGCGCGGGCAACATGGCCCGTGGCATCGCCACCCGCGCACTCGCCGGCGGCCACGCCGTCCAGATCCTCGCCCGCGACGAGTCCGGCGCCGGCACCCTCGCCGGCGAGCTCACCGGCACCGTCACCGCCGGTTCGCTCACCACCGCCGTCACCGGCGACATCGTCGTGCTCGCCCTGCCCTACGACGCCGCACTGGCCGTGGCGGAGCAGCTTCGCGACGGGCTGACCGGCAAGGTCGTCGTCGACATCTCCAACCCCGTCGACTTCGCCACCTTCGACCGGCTCGTCACCCCGGACGACTCCTCCGCCGCCCAGGAGCTGCAGAAGGTCATCCCGGCCTCCAAGGTCGTCAAGGGCTTCAACACCGTCTTCGCGGGCACCCTCGTGGCCGGCGCCGTGGACGGGCACAAGCTCGACGTCGCCCTCGCCGCCGACGACGCCGAGGCGAAGGACGCCGTCGCCGCGCTCGTGGAGTCCAGCGGCATGCGCGCCATCGACGCCGGCCCGCTCAAGCGCGCCCACCAGCTCGAGGGCGTCGGCTTCCTGCACATGGCCGTCCAGGGCCAGCTCGGCAACACCTGGAGCACCGCCGTCAAGATCGTCGGCGCCTGA
- a CDS encoding MarR family winged helix-turn-helix transcriptional regulator produces the protein MDDDQTPWLTAEQEEAWRSLMAAILLLPGALDAQLQRDADVTHAGYVVMSALSETPDRAIRMSRLAQMASMSMSRLSHLVDRLEQRGWVERQPAPGDRRSTMAVLTEAGWDKVVATAPGHADNVKTLIFEDLTPAQTRQLKKIFDTIVPKLDPERRLLGCAPAEKPKQ, from the coding sequence ATGGACGACGACCAGACGCCGTGGCTGACGGCTGAGCAGGAGGAGGCCTGGCGCTCGCTCATGGCTGCGATCCTGCTGCTGCCGGGCGCGCTGGACGCCCAGCTGCAGCGTGACGCGGACGTCACGCACGCGGGCTACGTGGTCATGTCCGCGCTCTCCGAGACGCCCGACCGCGCCATCCGGATGAGCCGGCTCGCGCAGATGGCGAGCATGAGCATGTCGCGCCTGTCGCACCTGGTCGACCGGCTGGAGCAGCGCGGCTGGGTGGAGCGTCAGCCGGCGCCGGGCGACCGGCGCAGCACCATGGCGGTGCTCACCGAGGCCGGCTGGGACAAGGTGGTCGCCACCGCGCCCGGGCACGCGGACAACGTCAAGACGCTCATCTTCGAGGACCTCACGCCCGCCCAGACCCGGCAGCTGAAGAAGATCTTCGACACGATCGTGCCCAAGCTGGACCCCGAGCGACGCCTCCTGGGCTGCGCGCCGGCCGAGAAGCCCAAGCAGTAA
- a CDS encoding alpha/beta fold hydrolase, translated as MDLATSRDGTRLAVDRYGSGTMTPIVLIGSAGDDRARLAPLARELAASHPTLAYDRRGRGDSGDNARGHEGEVDREIEDLAAVIGVAGGHAVLLGYSSGGILALLAATRDLPVEAVVMFEPPFDADGGTPLALDLSDRIAALAREGRKGDAAALFMTEAIGIEPAMVEQLRRSPGWDRQEAVAGALAYDAAVTAEHGDPSTFAGKVPVPVLTLAGRETWPALAAAARRAAEVLGGEHRVVEGAGHDLVPAAVAPAVVAFLDGLRADSF; from the coding sequence ATGGACCTCGCCACCTCCCGGGACGGCACACGGCTCGCTGTGGACCGGTACGGCTCGGGCACCATGACGCCGATCGTCCTCATCGGCAGCGCCGGCGACGACCGCGCTCGGTTGGCGCCTTTGGCGCGCGAGCTTGCGGCATCGCATCCGACCCTCGCCTACGACCGCCGCGGCCGTGGCGACAGCGGCGACAACGCCCGCGGTCACGAGGGCGAGGTCGACCGGGAGATCGAGGACCTCGCGGCCGTCATCGGCGTCGCCGGCGGTCACGCCGTCCTGCTCGGCTACTCGTCCGGGGGCATCCTCGCGTTGTTGGCCGCCACCCGTGACCTGCCCGTCGAGGCGGTGGTGATGTTCGAGCCGCCGTTCGACGCCGACGGCGGAACACCGCTGGCCCTCGACCTCTCCGACCGGATCGCCGCGCTCGCCCGCGAGGGGCGCAAGGGCGACGCCGCTGCCCTGTTCATGACCGAGGCGATCGGCATCGAACCCGCCATGGTGGAGCAGCTCCGGCGGTCGCCGGGGTGGGACCGCCAGGAGGCGGTGGCCGGGGCGCTCGCCTACGACGCTGCGGTCACCGCCGAGCACGGCGACCCTTCAACCTTCGCGGGCAAGGTGCCGGTCCCCGTGCTCACGCTCGCCGGCCGGGAGACCTGGCCAGCCCTGGCGGCGGCGGCGCGCCGCGCCGCCGAGGTGCTCGGCGGCGAGCACCGCGTCGTCGAGGGCGCCGGCCACGACCTGGTCCCGGCCGCGGTGGCGCCGGCGGTCGTGGCGTTCCTCGACGGTCTCCGCGCCGACTCCTTCTGA
- a CDS encoding alpha/beta fold hydrolase, whose protein sequence is MTTFVIVHGAGGSGWEWHRVAGELRGRGHDVVAPDLPCEDETAGLAEYADTVVAAVQERARTAPGRPSPGEGPARLVVVAHSLGGFTAPQVAERLGADRLVLVAGMVPLPGETGGQWWETSGYQRAARERADRDGVVARMDTDEEVVATFMHDLEPALTAEALQRGRDQAGRPMSDPWPLTAWPDVPTSYLIFGDDRFFPPEFLRRMVRERLGIDADEMPGSHAAYLSRPAELAERLVAYAGPTT, encoded by the coding sequence GTGACGACCTTCGTCATCGTGCACGGCGCCGGCGGCAGCGGCTGGGAGTGGCACCGCGTCGCCGGTGAGCTGCGCGGGCGGGGGCACGACGTCGTCGCCCCGGACCTGCCGTGCGAGGACGAGACCGCCGGGCTCGCCGAGTACGCCGACACCGTCGTCGCGGCAGTGCAAGAGAGGGCGCGGACCGCGCCCGGACGGCCGTCGCCCGGTGAGGGGCCGGCCCGGCTCGTCGTCGTCGCCCACTCTCTCGGCGGCTTCACCGCGCCGCAGGTGGCCGAGCGGCTCGGGGCGGACCGCCTCGTCCTGGTCGCGGGCATGGTGCCGCTGCCTGGTGAGACCGGGGGTCAGTGGTGGGAGACGTCCGGGTACCAGCGCGCCGCACGCGAGCGCGCCGATCGCGACGGCGTCGTCGCCCGGATGGACACGGACGAGGAGGTGGTGGCGACGTTCATGCACGACCTCGAGCCGGCGCTGACGGCCGAGGCGCTGCAGCGCGGCCGCGACCAGGCCGGGCGGCCGATGTCCGACCCGTGGCCGCTGACCGCCTGGCCGGACGTGCCGACGTCGTACCTGATCTTCGGCGACGACCGGTTCTTCCCGCCCGAGTTCCTGCGGCGGATGGTTCGCGAGCGGCTGGGGATCGACGCCGACGAGATGCCCGGCAGCCACGCCGCGTACCTCTCGCGGCCGGCGGAGCTGGCCGAGCGGCTGGTGGCATACGCGGGCCCGACGACGTGA